A genomic segment from Gammaproteobacteria bacterium encodes:
- the argS gene encoding arginine--tRNA ligase has protein sequence MTDLHDEIEARFRAALRKAFGDEHAETDPLVRPSGDARFGDYQANVAMSLAKQVKQKPRDVAQKIVEALDAADLFSKVEIAGPGFVNLTLDAAALGRLAAAMHADERLGVPRAEPPQRVVVDYSSPNVAKEMHVGNLRSTIIGDAIARVLRFLGHETIGQNHLGDWGTQFGMLIQHLIESGTAERREIGDLNAFYQAAKRRFDEDDEFAERARRRVVALQSGDEETLALWRRFVELSKRHFDEAYERLDIDREHLEYRGESAYNDDLDAVVADLERAGQLEESEGALVVYPEGFKGRDGEPLPMIVRKRDGGYLYATTDLAAARYRLRTLHADRIIYVTDARQSQHFAMVFRTLRQAGWADDRVRLDHVPFGTILGKDRRPFKTRSGDTIRLADVIDEAEQRAYAIVNEKSSDLEEDEKRRVAHVIGVGALKYGDLSSERIKDYVFDWDRMLAFEGNTAPYLQNAYVRIRSIFRRAEAQGLDVPSAGPIVVGDDAERALVLKLLQFPQTVRSVGETLEPHRLCNYLYDLASAYHVFYERCPVLTASDDATRASRLRISDLTARTLRTGLGLLGIGTVERM, from the coding sequence ATGACCGACCTCCACGACGAAATCGAGGCGCGCTTCCGCGCCGCCCTCCGCAAGGCCTTCGGCGACGAGCACGCGGAGACGGACCCGCTCGTGCGTCCGTCCGGGGACGCGCGCTTCGGCGACTACCAGGCGAACGTCGCGATGAGCCTCGCGAAGCAGGTGAAGCAGAAGCCGCGGGACGTCGCGCAGAAGATCGTGGAGGCGCTCGACGCCGCGGATCTCTTCTCGAAGGTGGAGATCGCCGGGCCGGGGTTCGTCAACCTCACGCTGGACGCCGCCGCTCTCGGGCGCCTCGCCGCCGCCATGCACGCCGACGAGCGCCTCGGGGTGCCGCGGGCCGAGCCTCCGCAGCGGGTCGTCGTCGACTACTCGAGCCCGAACGTCGCGAAGGAGATGCACGTCGGCAACTTGCGCTCGACGATAATCGGCGATGCGATCGCGCGGGTGCTGCGCTTCCTCGGCCACGAGACGATCGGCCAGAACCACCTCGGCGACTGGGGCACGCAGTTCGGCATGCTCATCCAGCACCTGATCGAGTCCGGGACGGCGGAGCGCCGGGAAATCGGCGACCTCAACGCGTTCTATCAAGCCGCGAAGCGGCGCTTCGACGAGGACGACGAGTTCGCCGAGCGCGCGCGGCGCCGCGTCGTCGCTCTGCAGAGCGGCGACGAGGAAACGCTCGCGCTGTGGCGCCGGTTCGTGGAGCTTTCGAAACGGCACTTCGACGAAGCCTACGAGCGCCTCGACATCGATCGAGAGCACCTCGAGTATCGCGGCGAGAGCGCGTACAACGACGATCTCGATGCCGTCGTCGCGGACCTCGAGCGCGCGGGGCAGCTCGAGGAGAGCGAAGGCGCGCTCGTGGTTTATCCGGAAGGCTTCAAGGGCCGCGACGGCGAGCCGTTGCCGATGATCGTGCGCAAGCGCGACGGCGGCTATCTCTATGCCACCACCGACCTCGCGGCCGCGCGCTATCGCCTACGCACGCTGCACGCGGATCGCATCATCTACGTGACGGACGCCCGGCAGTCGCAGCACTTCGCGATGGTCTTCCGGACGCTTCGCCAGGCCGGCTGGGCCGACGACCGCGTGCGGCTCGATCACGTGCCGTTCGGCACGATCCTCGGCAAGGACCGCCGGCCGTTCAAGACGCGCTCCGGCGACACGATTCGCCTCGCCGACGTGATCGACGAGGCGGAGCAGCGCGCGTATGCCATCGTAAACGAGAAGAGCTCCGATCTCGAGGAGGACGAGAAGCGTCGCGTCGCGCACGTGATCGGAGTCGGCGCGCTGAAGTACGGCGACCTGTCGAGCGAGCGCATCAAGGACTACGTTTTCGACTGGGACCGCATGCTCGCCTTCGAGGGCAACACGGCGCCGTACCTGCAAAACGCTTACGTGCGGATCCGCTCGATCTTCCGCCGGGCGGAAGCGCAAGGGCTCGACGTTCCGAGCGCCGGGCCGATCGTCGTCGGCGACGACGCCGAACGGGCGCTCGTGCTGAAGCTCCTGCAATTCCCGCAGACCGTCCGCAGCGTCGGCGAGACGCTCGAGCCGCACCGGCTCTGCAACTATCTCTACGACCTCGCGTCGGCGTATCACGTGTTCTACGAGCGCTGCCCGGTGCTCACGGCGTCGGACGACGCCACGCGGGCGAGCCGGCTTCGAATCAGCGACCTCACCGCGCGCACGCTGCGAACCGGTCTCGGTCTGCTCGGGATCGGAACCGTCGAGCGCATGTAG
- a CDS encoding neutral zinc metallopeptidase: protein MRWRGLRRSQNVRDARGRGRSVMPLALGGRGGGIAVIVMLVIAFLIGGPEAVNLLMGGGSDYASDPAPASGTPSDEEGAFVAAILGSTEDVWSALFAESGAFYEPPELTLFEGAVGSACGYASAAVGPFYCPGDRRVYLDTSFFDELARLGGPGDFAAAYVIGHEIGHHVQTLLGTSREVGELQARSSETDANRLSVAMELQADCYAGVWAHHANRQQHVLEPGDVAEGLAAAAAIGDDRLQRNAGRRVTPDAFTHGSSDERRRWLETGLRSGRPEDCDTFGV from the coding sequence ATGCGGTGGCGGGGACTCAGGCGCAGCCAAAACGTGCGCGACGCACGGGGACGTGGTCGAAGCGTCATGCCGCTCGCCCTCGGCGGGCGCGGCGGCGGCATCGCCGTGATCGTGATGCTCGTGATCGCGTTCCTGATCGGCGGGCCGGAGGCGGTGAATCTGCTGATGGGCGGCGGGAGCGACTACGCGTCGGATCCGGCGCCCGCGAGCGGAACGCCAAGCGACGAGGAAGGCGCCTTCGTCGCCGCGATCCTCGGGAGCACCGAGGACGTCTGGAGCGCGCTGTTCGCGGAGAGCGGCGCGTTCTACGAGCCGCCGGAGCTCACGTTGTTCGAGGGCGCCGTCGGCTCGGCGTGCGGCTACGCGAGCGCGGCGGTCGGGCCGTTCTATTGCCCCGGCGATCGGCGCGTCTACCTCGACACGTCGTTCTTCGACGAGCTTGCGCGTCTCGGAGGCCCCGGCGACTTCGCCGCCGCGTACGTGATCGGCCACGAGATCGGGCACCACGTGCAGACGCTGCTCGGCACCTCCCGGGAGGTCGGCGAGCTCCAGGCGCGCTCGAGCGAGACCGACGCGAATCGCCTCAGCGTGGCGATGGAATTGCAGGCGGACTGCTACGCGGGCGTCTGGGCGCATCACGCGAACCGGCAGCAGCACGTGCTCGAGCCTGGCGACGTCGCCGAAGGTCTCGCGGCCGCAGCCGCGATCGGGGACGACCGCCTTCAGCGTAACGCCGGCAGACGGGTCACGCCGGACGCGTTCACGCACGGCTCGTCCGACGAGCGCCGGCGCTGGCTCGAGACCGGCCTTCGGAGCGGCCGGCCCGAGGACTGCGATACGTTCGGAGTGTGA
- a CDS encoding 2OG-Fe(II) oxygenase has protein sequence MSAAAAGARASRRSLEIARRVQTADWARIARDLDERGCATISALLHDEECDALARSYTDDRLFRSRIVMSRHGYGRGEYKYFAYPLPGIIQELRSEIYPRLVPVANRWHEAMRVDVRFPATHQEFLSRCHAAGQQRPTPLLLRYEAGDYNRLHQDLYGEHVFPIQVTILLSAPGRDFTGGEFVLTEQRPRMQSRAEVVPLERGDAVLFAVSQRPVPGKRGPSRVTMRHGVSRIRSGARYTAGVIFHDAA, from the coding sequence GTGAGCGCGGCGGCCGCAGGGGCGCGGGCCAGCCGGCGCTCGCTCGAGATCGCGCGCCGCGTGCAAACGGCCGACTGGGCGCGGATCGCTCGAGATCTGGACGAAAGAGGCTGCGCGACGATCTCCGCGTTGCTGCACGACGAGGAGTGCGACGCGCTGGCGCGCTCGTACACGGACGATCGCCTGTTTCGCAGCCGAATCGTCATGAGCCGGCACGGCTACGGCCGCGGCGAGTACAAGTACTTCGCATACCCGTTGCCCGGCATCATCCAGGAGCTGCGAAGCGAAATTTATCCGCGTCTCGTTCCGGTCGCGAACCGGTGGCACGAGGCCATGCGCGTCGACGTGCGCTTCCCGGCGACGCACCAAGAATTTCTGTCGCGTTGTCACGCGGCCGGCCAGCAGCGGCCGACGCCGCTGCTGCTTCGCTACGAGGCCGGCGACTACAACCGCCTCCATCAGGATCTTTACGGCGAGCATGTCTTCCCGATTCAAGTCACGATCCTGCTGTCGGCGCCCGGACGGGATTTCACCGGCGGCGAATTCGTCTTGACGGAGCAGCGTCCGCGGATGCAGTCCCGGGCCGAGGTCGTGCCGCTCGAGCGAGGCGATGCGGTCCTGTTTGCGGTGAGCCAACGGCCCGTGCCCGGCAAGCGCGGTCCCTCTCGGGTCACGATGCGTCACGGCGTCAGCCGCATCCGGTCCGGCGCGCGGTACACGGCGGGCGTCATCTTTCACGATGCCGCCTGA
- a CDS encoding FMN-binding negative transcriptional regulator — MYIPKPHEETDQAVLYDLIRAHPLGTWAAPGDCELIVNHIPFLVDPSRGTFGTLMGHVARANPVWRAFSRTLPSVVVFHGPDTYISPSWYPSKQAHGRVVPTWNYVVVHAHGIPRVVDDSAWLLEHLNRLTDTHETGRSPAWKVADAPPDFVERMIERLVGIEIPLAKLEGKWKVSQNRPHADKLGVVAGLRAESSPVSAEMAAWVERYASRGE; from the coding sequence ATGTACATTCCGAAGCCTCACGAAGAGACCGACCAGGCGGTCCTCTACGACCTGATTCGCGCGCACCCGCTCGGCACGTGGGCCGCGCCGGGCGACTGCGAGCTTATCGTCAACCACATCCCCTTCCTGGTGGATCCATCGCGCGGAACGTTCGGCACGCTGATGGGCCACGTCGCCCGAGCCAACCCGGTATGGCGAGCCTTTTCGAGGACGCTTCCGTCCGTAGTGGTCTTTCACGGTCCGGATACCTATATCTCGCCGTCCTGGTATCCGAGCAAGCAAGCTCACGGCCGGGTCGTGCCGACGTGGAACTACGTCGTCGTGCACGCCCATGGGATCCCGCGCGTCGTGGACGATTCCGCATGGCTCCTCGAGCACTTGAATCGGCTCACGGATACCCACGAAACGGGTCGCTCGCCGGCTTGGAAAGTGGCCGATGCGCCGCCGGACTTCGTCGAGCGCATGATCGAACGTCTCGTCGGCATCGAGATTCCGCTCGCGAAGCTCGAGGGCAAATGGAAGGTCAGCCAGAATCGGCCGCACGCCGACAAGCTCGGCGTCGTCGCCGGGCTGCGCGCGGAAAGCAGTCCGGTGTCGGCGGAGATGGCCGCGTGGGTGGAGCGCTACGCCTCGCGCGGCGAGTAA
- a CDS encoding sigma-70 family RNA polymerase sigma factor translates to MGGVDKALWIELYRALEKPLYNVVYRVLWDAAESQDVVQEAFLRCWRRKEDVRADGVKGLLFRTALNLASNRRRRDKLWRMVGLASVPEIAGESTCRDTISKPVRDAFEALPAQLKRVLLLTEIAGMTYAEVASTLGVREGTVGSRRTRALAILRERLAAEGLDGDEH, encoded by the coding sequence GTGGGGGGCGTCGACAAGGCGCTGTGGATCGAGCTGTATCGCGCGCTGGAGAAGCCGCTCTACAACGTGGTCTACCGTGTCCTCTGGGATGCCGCCGAGAGCCAGGACGTCGTGCAGGAAGCATTTCTTCGATGCTGGCGGCGCAAGGAGGATGTTCGAGCCGACGGAGTCAAAGGCCTGCTTTTCCGCACGGCTCTGAACCTCGCGAGCAATCGGCGTCGCCGCGACAAGCTCTGGCGCATGGTCGGGCTCGCGTCGGTGCCGGAGATCGCCGGCGAGAGCACGTGCCGGGACACGATCTCGAAGCCCGTGCGAGACGCGTTCGAAGCGCTGCCGGCGCAGCTCAAGCGAGTATTATTGTTGACCGAGATCGCCGGGATGACCTACGCCGAGGTGGCCTCGACGCTCGGCGTTCGCGAGGGCACCGTGGGGTCTCGGCGCACGCGCGCGCTCGCGATCTTGCGCGAGCGGCTCGCGGCCGAAGGACTGGATGGCGATGAGCATTGA
- a CDS encoding phage holin family protein, with translation MELLLSWLILSVAVWLTAAILPGFHVKSFGSAILVAAIFGVLNFLLGWLLFAVFTVVTLGIAYLLAFITRWIINAILLVLTDKLTDHLHLDGFGWALGGALMMSVIGTIGEWLVRSVF, from the coding sequence ATGGAGCTGTTGCTTTCTTGGCTGATCCTCTCGGTCGCCGTGTGGCTGACGGCGGCCATCCTGCCGGGGTTTCACGTGAAGAGCTTTGGCAGCGCGATCCTCGTCGCCGCGATCTTCGGCGTGCTGAACTTCCTCCTCGGCTGGCTGCTGTTCGCGGTGTTCACGGTCGTGACGTTGGGGATCGCGTACCTGCTCGCGTTCATCACGCGCTGGATCATCAACGCGATCCTGCTCGTGCTCACCGACAAGCTCACCGACCACCTGCACCTCGACGGCTTCGGGTGGGCGCTCGGCGGCGCGCTGATGATGTCGGTGATCGGCACGATCGGGGAGTGGCTGGTGCGGAGCGTGTTCTAG
- a CDS encoding c-type cytochrome: MRFVILILFGSAAALLAARAAVAQHATAYDIENGARAYQTSCAPCHGPDGNLIAGIDFGRGVFRRPHSDEEIAAIILNGIPNTPMPPTPGISEEEALRIVAYLRSMAAEGAGSAAAGDPARGRAIFEGKGGCLDCHRVGGRGSRLGPDLSGIGLVRRAAELEQSLLEPAAEVLPANRSYTVVPKGGEPITGRLLNHDTYTVQLIGPDERLRSFEKAELVRYGFAETPMPSYRGELTAQEIADVVSYLTTLHGEDAP, encoded by the coding sequence ATGCGGTTCGTCATTCTGATCCTCTTCGGGTCCGCCGCGGCGTTGCTCGCCGCCCGCGCGGCCGTCGCGCAGCATGCCACGGCGTACGACATCGAGAACGGGGCGCGCGCGTACCAAACCAGCTGCGCGCCGTGCCATGGCCCGGACGGCAACCTCATCGCCGGCATCGACTTCGGCCGCGGCGTGTTCCGCAGGCCGCACTCGGACGAGGAGATCGCCGCGATCATCCTGAACGGCATCCCGAACACTCCGATGCCGCCAACGCCGGGAATATCCGAGGAGGAGGCCCTTCGCATCGTCGCTTACCTGCGCTCGATGGCGGCGGAGGGAGCGGGCTCGGCGGCTGCCGGCGACCCGGCGCGGGGCCGCGCGATCTTCGAAGGAAAGGGCGGGTGCCTCGACTGTCATCGCGTCGGCGGCCGAGGCTCGCGGCTCGGCCCGGACCTGAGCGGGATCGGCCTCGTGCGCCGCGCGGCCGAGCTCGAGCAGTCGCTGCTCGAGCCCGCGGCCGAGGTGCTCCCGGCCAACCGCTCCTACACCGTCGTTCCGAAGGGCGGAGAGCCGATCACCGGCCGCCTGCTGAATCATGATACGTATACCGTCCAGCTCATCGGTCCGGACGAGCGGCTGCGGTCGTTCGAGAAGGCGGAGCTCGTCCGTTACGGCTTCGCGGAGACTCCGATGCCGTCGTATCGCGGCGAGCTCACCGCTCAGGAGATTGCCGACGTCGTGAGCTACCTGACCACGCTGCACGGGGAGGACGCGCCATGA
- a CDS encoding PQQ-dependent dehydrogenase, methanol/ethanol family yields the protein MITLIAHVCGIRAPLLIGALAASMPLQAQVTFERILNADREPWNWLSYSGTLSNQRYSLLDQINVDNADELELAWVWQARSLEKFEATALVVDGVLYTVQAPNDVVALDAATGRVFWTYHHEPSPEARLCCGRVNRGVAILGDTLYMGTIDAYLLAIDAVSGQLLWKTKVAEAGERYSITMAPTVIKDKVVVGTAGGDMGIRAFIAAFDAKTGEEAWRFYTIPGPGEPGHDTWSGDSWKTGGAAVWNAGAYDPETNLAFWGTGNPAPDWDGRTRLGDNLYSNCVVALDADTGELAWYYQFTPHDELDYDSTQVPVLADIEWRGEPRRVMLWANRNGLMYVLDRDTGKLLHGKPYVKTNWWAGFDETGRPLRTPGIEPTPEGTLVRPHVHGATNWAAPSFSPRTGLFYVSHWENSGIIAILGEFPQGVGVNRRQTAMGQVNLEPFFNNDEEAYGVVRAYDPDTLDPVWEHRMTNITWAGVLTTAGDLLFGGGREGYFFALDARSGELLWKASLGGQINSAPMSYAVDGRQYVTIAAGTALFAFALPEDE from the coding sequence ATGATTACGTTGATCGCGCACGTGTGCGGTATTCGAGCGCCGCTCCTGATCGGAGCGCTCGCCGCCTCGATGCCCCTTCAGGCTCAGGTCACGTTCGAGCGGATCCTGAACGCCGATCGCGAGCCGTGGAACTGGCTGAGCTACTCGGGCACGTTGTCGAACCAGCGCTACAGCCTGCTCGACCAGATCAACGTCGACAACGCGGATGAGCTCGAGCTCGCGTGGGTGTGGCAGGCGCGCTCGCTCGAGAAATTCGAGGCCACGGCGCTCGTCGTCGACGGCGTGCTCTACACCGTGCAGGCGCCGAACGACGTCGTCGCGCTCGATGCGGCCACCGGGCGGGTGTTCTGGACGTATCACCACGAGCCGTCGCCGGAGGCGCGCTTGTGCTGCGGCCGCGTGAACCGCGGTGTCGCGATCCTCGGCGACACGCTCTATATGGGCACGATCGACGCGTACCTTCTCGCCATCGACGCGGTGAGCGGCCAGCTTCTGTGGAAGACGAAGGTGGCGGAGGCCGGCGAGCGCTACTCGATCACGATGGCGCCGACGGTCATCAAGGACAAGGTCGTCGTCGGCACGGCCGGCGGCGACATGGGGATCCGCGCGTTCATCGCGGCGTTCGACGCGAAGACGGGCGAGGAAGCATGGCGCTTCTACACGATCCCCGGTCCCGGAGAGCCCGGCCACGACACGTGGTCCGGAGACTCGTGGAAGACCGGAGGCGCGGCCGTCTGGAATGCAGGCGCGTACGATCCGGAGACGAACCTCGCGTTCTGGGGCACCGGCAATCCGGCGCCGGACTGGGACGGGCGCACCCGCCTCGGCGACAACCTCTACAGCAACTGCGTCGTCGCGCTCGATGCGGACACCGGCGAGCTCGCCTGGTATTACCAGTTCACGCCTCACGACGAGCTCGATTACGACTCCACGCAGGTGCCGGTGCTCGCCGACATCGAGTGGCGCGGCGAGCCGCGCCGCGTGATGCTCTGGGCGAACCGTAACGGCCTGATGTACGTGCTCGACCGCGACACCGGCAAGCTGCTCCACGGCAAGCCGTACGTGAAGACGAACTGGTGGGCGGGCTTCGACGAAACCGGGCGCCCGCTGCGCACGCCGGGTATCGAGCCGACTCCGGAAGGCACGCTGGTGCGGCCGCACGTGCACGGTGCCACGAACTGGGCCGCGCCGTCGTTCAGCCCCCGCACAGGCCTCTTCTACGTCTCGCACTGGGAGAACTCGGGAATCATCGCGATCCTCGGCGAGTTTCCGCAGGGGGTCGGGGTCAACCGCCGGCAGACCGCGATGGGGCAGGTCAACCTGGAACCCTTCTTCAACAACGACGAGGAGGCGTACGGTGTCGTGCGCGCGTACGATCCCGACACGCTCGACCCGGTCTGGGAGCACCGGATGACGAACATCACGTGGGCGGGCGTGCTCACGACGGCGGGGGACCTGCTCTTCGGCGGCGGCCGGGAGGGCTACTTCTTCGCGCTCGACGCCCGCAGCGGCGAGCTGTTGTGGAAGGCATCGCTCGGCGGCCAGATCAACAGCGCGCCGATGAGCTACGCCGTAGACGGCCGTCAGTACGTGACGATCGCCGCGGGTACGGCCTTGTTCGCTTTCGCGCTGCCCGAGGACGAATAA
- the glpK gene encoding glycerol kinase GlpK, which yields MSRYVGAIDQGTTSSRFILFDESGAIVSIAQREHAQICPQPGWVEHDPLEILRNTEHVVADALAQAGATAADVAAVGVTNQRETTVLWDAASGAPLANAIVWQDTRVHGDVAEYARDGGVDRFRAITGLPLATYFSALKLKWLLDHVPGARAAAEAGKALAGTIDTWIAWNLTGGAAGGLHVTDVTNASRTQLMNLATLDWDDALVEAFGIPRGLLPRIASSSEIYGEIRIDPLRGVPLAGLLGDQQAAVVGQTCFAPGEAKNTYGTGCFLLMNTGTSPVSSKAGLVTTVAYRFGAEPACYALEGSIAVAGSAVQWLRDNLGLIAKSADIEPLARTVADNGDVYFVPAFSGLFAPHWNSSARGVIVGLTRYANRGHFARAVLEATAYQTREVVEAMEQDSGIELRELRVDGGMAANDLLMQFQADMLGVPVVRAEVLETTALGAAYAAGVAAGFWPDREALRRQWREGRRWAPSMSDEDRARLYAAWRKAVARSLDWT from the coding sequence ATGAGCCGCTACGTCGGCGCGATCGACCAGGGCACGACGAGCAGCCGCTTCATCCTCTTCGACGAATCGGGCGCGATCGTCTCGATCGCGCAGCGCGAGCATGCGCAGATCTGCCCGCAGCCGGGATGGGTGGAGCACGATCCGCTCGAGATCCTGCGCAACACCGAGCACGTCGTCGCGGACGCGCTCGCGCAGGCCGGCGCCACCGCCGCGGACGTCGCGGCCGTCGGGGTCACGAATCAGCGCGAGACCACCGTGCTTTGGGACGCCGCCAGCGGCGCGCCGCTCGCGAACGCGATCGTCTGGCAGGACACGCGCGTCCATGGGGACGTCGCGGAATACGCCCGTGACGGCGGAGTCGACCGCTTCCGCGCGATCACCGGCCTGCCGCTCGCAACCTACTTCAGCGCACTGAAGCTCAAGTGGCTGCTCGACCACGTGCCCGGCGCCCGGGCGGCCGCCGAAGCGGGCAAGGCGCTTGCCGGCACGATCGATACGTGGATCGCGTGGAACCTGACGGGCGGGGCCGCAGGCGGCCTGCACGTCACGGACGTCACTAACGCGAGCCGCACTCAGCTCATGAATCTCGCCACGCTCGATTGGGACGACGCGCTCGTCGAAGCATTCGGGATTCCACGGGGCCTGCTGCCGCGGATCGCGTCGTCGAGCGAGATCTACGGCGAGATTCGGATCGATCCGCTGCGCGGCGTGCCGCTCGCCGGTCTGCTCGGCGACCAGCAGGCCGCGGTCGTCGGGCAGACGTGCTTCGCGCCGGGCGAGGCGAAGAACACCTACGGCACCGGTTGCTTCCTGCTGATGAATACCGGCACGTCGCCGGTATCGTCCAAGGCCGGTCTCGTCACGACCGTCGCGTACCGTTTCGGCGCCGAGCCCGCATGCTACGCGCTCGAAGGCTCGATCGCCGTGGCGGGCTCCGCCGTGCAGTGGCTGCGCGACAACCTCGGCCTGATCGCGAAGAGCGCCGACATCGAGCCCCTCGCGCGCACCGTCGCGGATAACGGGGACGTCTATTTCGTGCCGGCGTTCTCCGGCCTCTTCGCGCCGCACTGGAACTCGAGCGCGCGCGGCGTGATCGTCGGGCTCACGCGCTACGCGAACCGCGGCCACTTCGCGCGCGCGGTGCTCGAGGCCACGGCTTATCAGACGCGCGAGGTCGTCGAGGCGATGGAGCAGGACTCGGGCATCGAGCTTCGGGAGCTTCGCGTCGACGGCGGGATGGCGGCGAACGACCTGCTGATGCAGTTCCAGGCGGACATGCTCGGCGTGCCGGTCGTGCGCGCCGAGGTTCTCGAGACGACCGCGCTCGGCGCGGCGTACGCCGCGGGCGTCGCTGCGGGATTCTGGCCGGACCGCGAGGCGTTGCGAAGGCAGTGGCGTGAAGGCCGGCGCTGGGCTCCGTCGATGTCGGACGAGGATCGAGCGCGTCTCTACGCCGCCTGGCGCAAGGCGGTCGCACGATCGCTCGACTGGACGTAG
- a CDS encoding arsinothricin resistance N-acetyltransferase ArsN1 family B — MSDRIAPFRPATPDDAPQICAIYNHYVVSTVVTFEEEPVAAADMAARISRVSETFPWLVAERDGSIEGYAYASQWHTRCAYRLSVESTIYLRPDCGGRGLGSALYRALIDELRSRGLHCVIGGIALPNPASVRLHEKLGFEKVAHFREVGFKLGRWIDVGYWKLILGRDA, encoded by the coding sequence GTGAGCGACCGCATCGCGCCGTTCCGGCCGGCGACTCCGGACGACGCGCCGCAAATCTGCGCAATCTACAACCACTACGTCGTCTCGACGGTCGTCACGTTCGAGGAAGAGCCGGTGGCCGCGGCCGACATGGCCGCACGGATCTCCCGCGTGAGCGAGACGTTTCCGTGGCTGGTCGCGGAGCGCGACGGCTCGATCGAAGGCTACGCGTACGCCTCGCAGTGGCACACTCGGTGCGCCTATCGGCTTTCGGTCGAAAGCACGATTTACTTGCGGCCCGACTGCGGCGGCCGCGGGCTCGGCAGCGCGCTCTATCGCGCGCTGATCGACGAGCTCCGCAGCCGGGGGCTGCACTGCGTGATCGGCGGCATCGCGTTGCCGAATCCGGCGAGCGTCAGGCTTCACGAGAAGCTCGGCTTCGAGAAGGTCGCACATTTTCGCGAGGTCGGCTTCAAGCTCGGCCGATGGATCGACGTCGGCTACTGGAAGCTGATCCTCGGACGTGACGCGTGA
- a CDS encoding endonuclease/exonuclease/phosphatase family protein encodes MRARAGAARRSARAARVATRRAAAWLVLVVAALALPVEAATLASWNIRHLGHGDHKRFDVLGAVVERASFDFVAVQEAMTAEGVDALEAAIERATGVEWETMRSHDLGRGSYKEKYAFLWNPEVIEYVDGAVVYLDVTDRFAREPFSARFRIRDSGLTFVAATVHVFYGHGVADRTPEIAAIAEYWRWLREIYPEEADRIVLMGDFNLAPQHPAWAALRPHARPLIVEGATTLSSVDGRFANLYDNIWIPVRHRLPIAGAGIVAFPAAVGLTHAEARRDVSDHAPVWVWLDAAEHRDSAAPFVGPAGRE; translated from the coding sequence ATGCGGGCTCGCGCCGGCGCGGCGCGTCGTTCTGCGCGTGCCGCTCGAGTTGCGACAAGACGCGCCGCGGCGTGGCTCGTCCTCGTCGTCGCCGCCCTCGCGCTCCCGGTCGAGGCGGCTACGCTCGCCTCCTGGAACATTCGCCATCTCGGGCACGGCGACCACAAGCGCTTCGACGTTCTCGGCGCCGTCGTCGAGCGCGCGTCGTTCGACTTCGTCGCCGTGCAGGAAGCGATGACGGCCGAAGGCGTCGACGCTCTGGAAGCGGCGATCGAGCGCGCGACCGGCGTCGAGTGGGAGACGATGCGTTCGCACGATCTCGGCCGCGGGTCTTACAAGGAAAAGTACGCTTTCCTTTGGAACCCCGAGGTCATCGAGTACGTCGACGGCGCGGTCGTCTATCTCGACGTCACCGATCGTTTCGCTCGCGAACCTTTCTCCGCACGCTTTCGGATTCGCGACTCCGGGCTCACGTTCGTCGCGGCGACGGTTCACGTCTTTTACGGGCACGGAGTCGCCGATCGCACGCCCGAGATCGCAGCGATCGCCGAGTACTGGCGGTGGCTTCGCGAGATCTATCCGGAGGAAGCAGACCGCATCGTGCTGATGGGCGACTTCAACCTCGCGCCGCAGCACCCGGCGTGGGCCGCGCTTCGCCCCCACGCGAGGCCGCTGATCGTGGAAGGCGCCACGACGCTTTCGAGCGTCGACGGCCGCTTCGCGAACCTCTACGACAACATCTGGATACCGGTCAGGCACCGACTGCCGATCGCCGGCGCCGGCATCGTCGCCTTCCCCGCGGCCGTCGGGCTCACGCACGCAGAAGCCCGGCGCGACGTCTCGGACCACGCGCCGGTTTGGGTTTGGCTGGATGCCGCGGAGCATCGCGATTCGGCCGCCCCGTTCGTCGGCCCTGCCGGCCGAGAGTAG